The Campylobacterota bacterium genome window below encodes:
- the yajC gene encoding preprotein translocase subunit YajC, with translation MEFLVQILPFVFLIAIMYFVIIRPQNQQAKRHKEMVESLEKGDKVVTSGGLIVEIKKVEENFFAVKFNNETEGRLVKDAVARKYEDEA, from the coding sequence ATGGAATTTCTCGTTCAAATCCTCCCGTTTGTATTTCTGATCGCCATTATGTACTTTGTGATCATTCGTCCCCAGAACCAGCAGGCCAAACGCCATAAAGAGATGGTCGAATCGCTTGAAAAAGGGGATAAAGTCGTTACCAGCGGCGGGTTGATCGTCGAAATCAAAAAAGTCGAAGAGAACTTTTTTGCCGTCAAATTCAACAATGAGACCGAAGGGCGCCTCGTCAAAGACGCGGTAGCCAGAAAGTACGAGGATGAAGCTTAA
- a CDS encoding response regulator transcription factor, whose amino-acid sequence MNHQPLVLIIEDDDAISRLLSDSLRQNGYKTLLAKDRHTALRELQTRSPELILLDLGLPDGDGKELISLIRKHLLVPIIVVSARSDEKEIIASLDAGADDYVIKPFSTHELLARVRSTQRRFLGLHKSGNILTCNEIVIDLEQFTVSKAGVALKLTRTEFSLLKYFMLHPNEVLPHTKILKEVWGVGYQHEMQYLRTYVNALRKKIETDTTAPAYIQTELGIGYRFICASA is encoded by the coding sequence ATGAATCACCAGCCCCTTGTACTCATCATCGAAGACGACGACGCCATCAGCCGTCTGCTTTCCGACTCCCTCCGTCAGAACGGCTACAAAACACTCCTGGCAAAAGACAGGCATACCGCATTGCGCGAATTGCAAACCCGCAGTCCGGAACTGATACTTTTGGATCTCGGCCTTCCCGACGGAGACGGCAAAGAACTCATTTCCCTCATCCGTAAACACCTTCTTGTCCCCATTATCGTGGTCTCCGCCCGCAGTGACGAAAAAGAGATCATCGCTTCTCTCGACGCCGGGGCGGACGATTACGTGATCAAGCCTTTTTCCACCCACGAGCTCCTCGCCCGGGTCCGTTCCACCCAGCGCCGCTTTTTGGGCCTGCACAAATCAGGCAACATCCTGACCTGCAACGAGATCGTCATCGATCTCGAACAGTTCACCGTTTCAAAAGCGGGTGTGGCGCTCAAACTCACCCGCACCGAATTCAGTCTCCTCAAATATTTCATGCTGCACCCCAATGAAGTGCTTCCCCACACGAAAATTCTCAAAGAAGTCTGGGGGGTCGGATATCAGCACGAAATGCAATACCTGCGGACCTATGTGAACGCGCTGAGAAAAAAAATAGAAACCGATACGACCGCTCCGGCGTACATTCAGACCGAACTGGGAATCGGTTACCGTTTCATCTGCGCCTCCGCCTGA
- a CDS encoding ATP-binding protein: MMNLLYPYRHYLVVIVLFAVITAVSRIFTEQLEMINIVLIHLLPVIVIALRGSMAATIAVTTLSVALLALYIPPTLSFVVHDFIYLWSFAIFYAVGYIITVQARRIHINSIKEILLDTLSHDLKTPLASIMGNATFLVETHTTDPAVRYKALSQIIESSRRMNRLISNLLDSARLQHSRSPLKKEWCDMEDLVAIAVREFRKDAWFERLRCRFDADLPLFYGDAGLLVRLFVNLMDNALKYSDEDKPIAIDIKATSRAFYIAFSNECPPINEEHLHHLFDKFYRAGNSADISGSGIGLSICRDIALAHQGRIRAYNTPNGVSFEVTLPILRHPEPFEAEVA; encoded by the coding sequence ATGATGAACCTACTCTACCCGTACCGGCACTATCTGGTCGTCATCGTCCTTTTCGCCGTTATCACCGCAGTGTCAAGAATCTTTACCGAACAATTGGAGATGATCAATATTGTCCTGATCCATCTTCTCCCCGTCATTGTCATCGCACTCCGCGGCAGCATGGCAGCGACGATCGCCGTTACAACTCTTTCGGTCGCGCTCCTGGCACTCTACATTCCGCCGACGCTTAGTTTCGTCGTCCACGACTTCATCTATCTCTGGAGCTTCGCCATCTTTTATGCCGTAGGTTACATTATCACGGTACAGGCCAGACGGATCCATATCAACAGTATCAAGGAGATCCTTCTCGATACCCTTTCACATGATTTGAAAACCCCTCTCGCTTCGATTATGGGAAACGCGACTTTTCTTGTCGAAACCCACACCACCGACCCGGCGGTTCGCTACAAAGCCCTCTCGCAGATCATCGAGTCCAGCCGTCGGATGAACCGCCTTATCAGCAATCTTCTCGACAGTGCCCGGCTGCAGCATTCCCGTTCACCGCTCAAAAAAGAGTGGTGCGACATGGAAGATCTGGTTGCCATTGCAGTCCGCGAATTCCGCAAAGACGCATGGTTCGAGCGGCTCCGGTGCCGTTTCGACGCCGATCTGCCCCTTTTTTACGGCGATGCGGGGCTTTTGGTCCGGCTCTTCGTCAACCTGATGGACAACGCGCTCAAATATTCCGACGAAGACAAACCGATTGCGATCGACATCAAAGCGACTTCCCGGGCGTTTTACATCGCTTTTTCCAACGAATGTCCCCCCATCAACGAAGAACATCTCCATCACCTGTTCGATAAGTTTTACCGTGCGGGCAACAGTGCCGATATTTCGGGAAGCGGAATCGGCCTTTCGATATGTCGGGACATTGCCTTGGCCCATCAGGGGCGTATCCGGGCCTATAACACTCCTAACGGCGTCAGTTTTGAAGTGACGTTGCCGATACTGCGCCACCCCGAACCTTTCGAAGCGGAGGTTGCATGA
- a CDS encoding acetyl-CoA carboxylase biotin carboxylase subunit, which yields MSTKKINKILIANRGEIALRIIRACKELGIKSVVVFSESDLNGVWVRKADECYPILGDPVAAYLDYERIISLAKKAECDAIHPGYGFLSESAEFAQACIDNGIVFIGPKPEHVALFGDKMASKVAMREVGVPMLPGTDEPIDNINDAEKIAADIGFPVIIKAAFGGGGRGMRIVEKASDFKEMYESATKEAQRFFGRGEVFIEKYLKNPRHIEIQIVADKYGNVVHLGERDCSIQRRHQKVIEIAPSPRLSEKVRRELYRVSTKAMFKLGYESVGTIEYLVDAEDNFYFIEMNTRIQVEHPVTEAISGIDLIQRMIQIAEGDPLKFLQEEIKFRGYAIEFRINAENPKHNFVPSPGLITNYLSPGGPGVRLDSMAYTNYQIPANYDSMIGKLIVSGLTWEDTVRKAQRALDEFLIEGVPTNIPLHRQIVRDQDFVEGKLDTGYLDTKLSTFNLEAIHNMDDEEAKMKQIQGIINVIKANNLNVRH from the coding sequence GTGAGTACCAAAAAAATCAACAAGATCCTGATCGCCAACCGCGGTGAAATCGCTCTTCGCATTATCCGTGCGTGTAAGGAACTGGGGATCAAAAGCGTTGTCGTCTTTTCCGAGTCCGACCTCAACGGCGTATGGGTTCGCAAAGCGGACGAATGTTACCCGATTCTCGGAGACCCGGTCGCCGCCTATCTCGATTACGAGCGGATCATTTCGCTGGCCAAGAAAGCCGAATGCGATGCGATTCATCCCGGTTACGGTTTTCTTTCCGAAAGTGCCGAGTTCGCCCAGGCGTGTATTGACAACGGGATCGTTTTCATCGGTCCGAAACCCGAGCACGTAGCCCTGTTCGGGGACAAAATGGCGTCCAAAGTCGCGATGCGCGAAGTGGGGGTCCCGATGCTCCCGGGTACGGATGAACCGATCGACAACATCAACGATGCGGAAAAAATCGCAGCCGACATCGGATTCCCGGTCATTATCAAAGCGGCATTCGGCGGCGGCGGACGCGGGATGCGTATCGTCGAAAAAGCTTCCGATTTCAAAGAGATGTACGAATCGGCGACCAAGGAAGCGCAGCGCTTTTTCGGACGCGGCGAAGTGTTCATCGAAAAGTATCTCAAAAATCCCCGCCATATCGAGATCCAGATCGTGGCCGACAAATACGGCAACGTCGTTCATCTGGGAGAGCGGGACTGCTCGATTCAGCGCCGTCACCAGAAAGTGATCGAAATCGCCCCTTCTCCGCGTTTGAGCGAGAAAGTGCGCCGCGAGCTCTACCGCGTCTCCACCAAGGCGATGTTCAAGCTGGGGTATGAGAGCGTCGGGACGATCGAATATCTCGTCGATGCCGAAGACAATTTCTATTTCATCGAGATGAATACCCGGATTCAGGTCGAACACCCGGTCACCGAGGCGATCTCCGGGATCGACCTGATTCAGCGGATGATCCAGATCGCCGAGGGCGATCCACTCAAATTCTTGCAAGAAGAGATCAAGTTCCGCGGCTACGCGATTGAATTCCGGATCAACGCGGAGAACCCGAAACACAATTTCGTCCCCTCACCCGGACTGATTACGAACTACCTTTCTCCGGGGGGACCGGGGGTTCGTCTCGATTCGATGGCGTACACCAATTATCAGATCCCCGCCAATTACGATTCGATGATCGGAAAACTGATTGTCTCGGGACTGACGTGGGAAGACACGGTGCGCAAAGCGCAGCGTGCGCTGGATGAATTTTTGATCGAAGGGGTACCGACCAACATCCCGCTGCATCGTCAGATCGTTCGGGACCAGGATTTCGTCGAGGGAAAACTCGACACGGGGTATCTCGATACGAAACTAAGCACCTTCAACCTCGAAGCGATCCACAACATGGACGACGAAGAGGCGAAGATGAAACAGATCCAGGGAATCATCAACGTCATCAAAGCCAACAATCTCAACGTCCGCCACTAA
- a CDS encoding apolipoprotein N-acyltransferase: protein MKLRSPASVELLYLPLAIAVSFSAFIYFEHFGLTSRFINTLAGLAALYGMLHAPRRSLPAAGFFIGLAWCYWIGFSFQYYGLGWARELVALGFGIVYLLFFGILGLSSHPFVRAALLFGLTFVWPMDFNWMQPELIFVESYVGIHKWQFALVLAALAATRYFANARKALPLLLILPALQWNYPRPPLPELKIKLVSTDIPQDFKWQNERLYTTVQENFDAIDEAIAQGYDLVVLPESAFPLYLNHQAELIEMLRERSRRIAILTGTLHEEDGLNYNVAYFFDQGTVRVAKKTILVPFGEYIPLPGFLREWVNREIFGGGSDFVTADKPSDFTLKGVRFRSAICYEATREELYTPETRYLIGISNNGWFKPSIEPTLQNLLIRFYARKNTTVVFHAANGGGSGIVY from the coding sequence ATGAAATTACGATCCCCCGCCTCTGTCGAGCTCTTATACCTTCCGCTTGCGATCGCCGTGTCGTTCAGCGCCTTCATCTACTTCGAACACTTCGGCCTTACGTCCAGGTTCATCAATACCCTCGCGGGGCTGGCCGCACTGTACGGAATGCTTCACGCTCCGCGCCGGAGCCTCCCCGCGGCAGGCTTTTTCATCGGCCTGGCATGGTGTTACTGGATCGGGTTTAGCTTCCAGTATTACGGGCTGGGATGGGCGCGTGAGCTCGTCGCGCTGGGTTTTGGGATCGTCTATCTCCTCTTTTTCGGTATTCTGGGGCTGAGCTCCCACCCTTTCGTTCGCGCGGCACTCCTTTTCGGCCTCACGTTCGTCTGGCCGATGGATTTCAACTGGATGCAGCCCGAACTGATCTTCGTGGAGAGCTACGTCGGCATTCACAAATGGCAGTTCGCCCTCGTCCTTGCAGCCCTCGCCGCGACGCGGTATTTCGCAAACGCGCGAAAAGCCCTCCCCCTTTTGCTGATCCTCCCCGCGCTTCAGTGGAACTATCCGCGTCCCCCGTTGCCGGAGCTGAAAATCAAACTCGTCTCTACCGACATCCCGCAGGACTTCAAATGGCAGAACGAACGCCTCTACACGACGGTACAGGAAAACTTCGACGCCATCGACGAAGCGATCGCGCAAGGATACGATCTCGTCGTCTTGCCCGAATCGGCTTTTCCCCTCTATCTCAACCACCAGGCCGAACTGATCGAAATGCTGCGGGAGCGTTCCCGCCGTATCGCCATTTTAACGGGGACCCTGCACGAAGAAGACGGCCTCAATTACAACGTCGCCTATTTCTTCGATCAGGGTACGGTACGGGTTGCGAAGAAAACGATCCTCGTCCCCTTCGGCGAATACATCCCTCTTCCGGGATTCCTGCGCGAATGGGTCAACCGGGAAATTTTCGGGGGAGGAAGCGATTTCGTCACCGCCGACAAACCGAGCGATTTTACCCTCAAAGGGGTCCGTTTCCGCAGCGCGATCTGCTACGAAGCGACCCGAGAGGAACTCTATACCCCCGAAACACGCTATCTCATCGGCATCAGCAACAACGGCTGGTTCAAACCTTCGATCGAACCGACGCTTCAGAATCTGCTGATCCGTTTTTACGCCCGTAAAAATACGACGGTGGTCTTTCATGCGGCGAACGGCGGGGGAAGCGGGATAGTTTACTGA
- the cysK gene encoding cysteine synthase A, with the protein MNIAANITELIGNTPLVRLNSLSSPEGASVLGKCEFMNPTSSVKDRIGYNMIKTAMEAGKIDADTLIIEPTSGNTGIALASICAALGLKLTLTMPESMSIERRNLLRALGANLVLTPAAQGMKGAIDEADRLVAETGNAIILQQFANPANPAIHRITTAQEILRDTEGKIDIFVAAVGTGGTLTGTGEALREHLPNLQIIAVEPQDSPVLSGGRPGPHKIQGIGAGFVPEVLNTSLYGEVIRVSNEDAIAASKALARNEGLLVGISAGANVHAASLVAARPENRGKTIVTVLCDTAERYLSTPLFEA; encoded by the coding sequence ATGAACATCGCCGCCAATATCACTGAACTCATCGGCAATACGCCGCTCGTACGTCTCAACAGCCTCTCCTCGCCCGAGGGGGCGAGCGTGCTCGGCAAATGCGAATTTATGAACCCGACCAGCTCGGTCAAAGACCGTATCGGCTACAACATGATCAAAACAGCCATGGAAGCGGGCAAAATCGATGCCGACACCCTCATCATCGAACCCACCAGCGGCAACACGGGGATTGCGCTCGCGTCGATCTGCGCGGCGCTGGGACTCAAACTCACCCTGACCATGCCCGAGTCGATGTCGATCGAACGGCGGAACCTCCTGCGCGCGCTGGGTGCAAACCTTGTCCTCACCCCGGCGGCGCAGGGGATGAAAGGGGCGATCGACGAAGCCGACCGCCTCGTCGCCGAAACGGGGAACGCGATCATTTTACAACAGTTCGCCAACCCCGCCAACCCGGCGATTCACCGTATCACGACGGCTCAGGAGATCTTGCGCGACACTGAGGGAAAAATCGATATTTTCGTCGCGGCGGTCGGCACCGGCGGGACGCTGACGGGAACGGGCGAAGCGCTGCGCGAACACCTCCCCAACCTGCAGATCATCGCGGTCGAGCCCCAAGATTCCCCCGTCCTCTCGGGAGGACGCCCCGGACCCCACAAAATTCAGGGGATCGGAGCGGGATTTGTCCCCGAAGTGCTCAACACCTCCCTCTACGGTGAAGTGATCCGCGTCAGCAACGAAGACGCGATCGCCGCGTCAAAAGCGCTGGCACGGAACGAGGGGCTTTTGGTAGGGATCTCGGCGGGGGCGAACGTCCATGCCGCATCGCTTGTCGCCGCACGCCCCGAAAACCGGGGCAAAACGATCGTGACGGTCTTGTGCGATACCGCCGAACGCTATCTCTCCACCCCTCTTTTCGAGGCATAA